Proteins from a genomic interval of Ptychodera flava strain L36383 chromosome 7, AS_Pfla_20210202, whole genome shotgun sequence:
- the LOC139137241 gene encoding transmembrane protein 47-like, whose product METTTTVTTTVVKPLRLIGFISTIIAFPLILAACIGDRWMQAPGFYMGLWKECYNGTRVREPNVTPRPTPTTEIKCYDSVNEAWLVACQAFVILTILCNVGAIVLAIVAYFLKQNLLYKVAAITLFVSCLFLIIALIVFPSMFMQGDVVAYRGNWELGWCYGVAWGAWCFLLAGGILLLCDENKEIYHDERVYYSEA is encoded by the exons ATGGAGACCACAACAACGGTTACGACCACCGTCGTGAAACCTCTTCGACTGATCGGGTTTATATCTACTATTATCGCCTTTCCGTTGATACTTGCCGCATGTATCGGGGACAGATGGATGCAGGCGCCTGGGTTCTATATGGGACTGTGGAAAGAGTGCTACAATGGGACGCGAGTCCGGGAGCCGAACGTGACCCCTCGACCCACGCCAACAACTGAAATTAAGTGTTACGATTCCGTCAACGAGG CGTGGCTGGTGGCGTGCCAAGCGTTTGTTATTCTGACAATACTCTGCAATGTAGGCGCAATTGTCCTCGCGATTGTGGCGTATTTCCTTAAACAGAATTTACTGTACAAGGTAGCAGCCATCACGTTATTCGTTTCAT GTCTGTTCCTGATCATCGCCCTAATCGTCTTCCCAAGCATGTTTATGCAGGGCGACGTGGTGGCCTATCGAGGCAACTGGGAACTGGGCTGGTGTTACGGGGTAGCTTGGGGCGCCTGGTGCTTCCTCCTAGCCGGGGGCATACTCCTCCTGTGCGATGAAAACAAAGAGATATATCACGACGAGAGGGTGTATTACTCGGAGGCGTAG